One Arthrobacter sp. B3I4 genomic window, ACGGCACGTCGTCTTTTCCCTCCGGCCATGTGGTGGGTACTGCGAATTTCCTTTTGGTCGGGGCGTACCTCGTGGCGTCCCGCTTTTCCAAAGCCTGGGCATCAATCGTTGCCTTTGGTGCTGCTTTGGCGGTTATCGTGGCGGAGGCGGCGAGCCGCTTGTACCTGGGGTACCACTGGTTCACCGACACAGTAGGTTCAGTGTGTTTATCGCTGGTCCTGCTTGCGGTCGTCATCTTCCTGGACGTCAGCCGTGCCCGGGTCCCAACCAGGCCGGGCGCCCGCGGGTGAAGCGCTGGGAGCTGCCTTTGCCAGACCGGGAGCAGGGGGGTGAATGTAGGGTCTGGCTTCGGCGGGCCGCCCATTGTGTCTGGGCCCCTGCATCCCGGGTGAATTACTTCTACTTTACATAATGTTGATTATCGGCGTTCAGGCGGTGCGGGTTGGAGTACCTGCATCACGCCCGATATGACGATGCAAAACCTCGGATCGACGCCGTGATCAACGATCACAGCGCAGCCAGTCCGGCCGCCGGTCCTAGAGCCGTCGTCGTGCCAGCGGCCTGTCGCCGCCGCGGCGCAGCGTCAGCATCACAAGACCCGCAGCCAACAGACAGCATGCTAAGAAGATGGATGTGGCCAGGAAGCTCCCGTGCGTCACGTCCTGCAGGTACCCGCCGACATACGGACCGACGAATCCGCCCAGGTTGCCCACCGCATTGATCAGCCCCATGGCGGTGCCGGCGACGGCCACCGGCATGGCACGGGACGCAGACGCCCAGAAAGGTCCGTCGTAGGCCAGGGCGCCAGCGACGGCGATGCTGATGAGGGTGACCGCAAGGAACGGGAAGTTGTCCCCCGTCGCCACGGAAATCACGAGGGCCACGGCGCCGACTGCCATCGACAGGAGCACGTGCGTGGAATAACGGCCGGAGCGGTCGGCCGCCTTCGCGTTGTACCAAAGGCCGAACATCGCCAGAACGTACGGAATGGCAGTGATCAGCCCCACCTCGACGGACGAACCGGACGTGATCGTCTTGATCACGTGGGGCAGCCAGATGTTGATCCCGTAGAAGCCGATCTGGATGAGGAAGTACACCAGGGTCAGCCGCCACACCACCGTGTTTGACATAACGTGGCGGAGGCCCAGTTTCTCCTGCTGGGGATGCGCTGCGGCGTCAGCAGCAAGTCCCTTCTCGATGTACTCACGCTCCTGAACGGAACACCACTTCGCGTCGCGTGGATGGTCTGCGATCAGGGCCCACCACAGCGGCGCAGCGATAATGAACGGGAAAATGCCCTCGATAATGAACAGCCACCGCCAGTCGGAGAAGGAGAGAATCCACCCGGAAAGCGGCGCGGTGATGATGGAAGCGATGGCAATATTCATCATCCAGAACGCGTAGGCCCGGGCACGCTCGGCGGCCGGGAACCAGTGGCTGATCAGGACAAGGATTGCCGGCCAGATCCCGGCCTCGGCCACGCCGAGGAAGAAACGCACCACGAGCAACTGGGTGAAGTCCTGGATGAAGCCGGACAGGATGGCCAGCACACCCCAGATCAGGACCATGATGCCCACGAACTTTTTCGCGCTCCAGTGTTCGGCGAGGTAACCGCCGGGTATCTGCAGGACGAGGTAGCCGATGAAGAAGATGCCGGCGGCCAGGCCCTGCTGGGCGGCGTCAATACCCAGGTCCTGGTGGAGCCCGTTGAGGGCGAACCCGATGTTGGTTCGGTCCATGAACGAGATGATGTAGACGACGATTGCGACCGGAATCAGCCGCTTCCACCTGGCGTTCCCCACCGCCGGTGCGGATAACAGGTTCTGTGCCATCGGAATTGCTCCTATGCGATTCGTCCGATCAGACCGCGCCCCAGCACGCAAACGCTCCCCCGCGACCCCGGCGGGCCGCTTTCCGCCACAGCGGAACGAGCAGGATGGCCGGGTGGGCAGGCCCGGCCGCGCACCCGGCACCTAGGCTGACTCTCCCCCACCCCTCGGTGCTATATTCATCTTCACGCAATTGTTGCGGTTACGCAATAACATGTCTGGCGATTTCTCTTTGAGCCGCCCGGGTCCTCCCCTACGTCCCCGGCTACCCCGGCTGGCCTGGTCAACGCGCGGCCGCGAGGTTTCCCAGGGTGACACGCAGGCTCTGCGATGACTGGCCCCGCTGCACAGTGACGTCGACCTGCTGCCCCGGGTCCTGCTTCCTGAGGGCCGCGAGCAGATCCGTCACATTCTTAACTTCCGACTGGCCGAACTTGGTGACGATGTCGCCCGCCTGCATCCCGGCTTGCTCCGCCGGGCTCCCTGCGGCCACGCTGACGACCAGCGCTCCGGACGCAGCCGGCAGGGAAAACCGCTGGGCGAGTTGCGGCGTGATGTCGGTGGGGACCACCCCAAGGGCAGCATGCTTGACCGAGCCGTTGGCCAGCAGTTGATCGGCCACGTCCATAACGGTCCGCGAGGGTGTAACAAAGCCGATCGCGACGGCTCCCGAGCTTGGCGGCAAATACGCCTCGGAGAGTCCGATTACCTGCCCGCTCGAATCGGCCACGGCACCGCCGGAGTTTCCCGGAGAGATGGGTGCGTCGGTCTGCAGCAGGTCGATGGCGCCGTGCGGAGATTCCTGGGAGGGTGGCATATTCCGGTGAAGGCTGGATACGATTCCGGCGGTGACGGTCTCCTCCAAGCCCAGCGGACTGCCTATGACGACGGTCATTGAGCCAACCTCCGGGTCCGATGCGGCAAACCTCGCAGCGGGAAGGCCGGAACGGTCAACTTTGACCACTGCAACGTCGGTAACGTCGTCGACGCCCGCAATCGTGCCCTGGGCCTCAGAACCATCTGCGAACCGGACCTGAACGTTGTTGTAGGGCTGCTTTTGCTGATTCTCCACGACATGGGCGTCCGTAACGATCGCGCCGTCGCTGTGGTAGATGACTCCGCTGCCGAGGCCGACAGCCGTCCGGATGGTAACCACGGACGGCTCCACTTCCTTCACCACGCCCGGGACTGCAGGCAGGCCTGAGCCGGCAGCCACGGTAGCCGCTGGGGTTGAAACGCTCGACGACGGTGCTGACGACCCGGTTCCAGACGCTGGATTACCGGTGCATGCGGTGAGGGTGATCATCGCTGCCGCGACTCCGGCAGCCGCATTGGTTCGCAAGGAATTCATGGTCTTCCCTCTTTGTAGTGGGCCGCGAGGCCGAAACGGCTGGTGCAGCAAGCAAACGCGAGGCGCTCTCGTCCGGCGGGAAAAGCTTCTAATCGACGCCTTCCGTGATGCCGGGGTAGGGCGCAGTCTCATCCTCAAGGGCCTGTACTCCCCCGGGCACGTAACGCACGTGCACGCCGTGCTCCTGTTGTGCGGCCGACTGTTCCAGAACCGGCAGAACAGCGCGCGTAAACGCCTGGTCCTTGTCCGCGAGGTAGCGCGTGTAGGATCCGGGCAGCCGTGACAGCGGCCCCCTTCGCGGCTCGGACCGTGAGGCGTCCTTGGCCGCCCTGCCGGCGGGCCCGGCGTCGGCCGTGGAAGTGGTAAGGCTTTCGAAGGTCTTTCCCAGCGTGGCGCCGTAGAGCAGATGTGCGGCCAGCATGGTCCAGGCCCGGCCCGGTTTGTCCCGGTGGGCAGGCGGAAGGACGCCCAGTGCCGGCAACCATCCCTCGTAGCCTGCGGCCCAGAGAACCGCCCCGTAGGCCAGGCCGGTGGCGGGAGTGGACTTCTTTTTCCCGAGCATGGCGTAAAGGGCCCCGGCCGCCATCCCGTAGCCCAGGTGGGCGCCGACAGCCGCGCTTTTTGTGAGTGGCAATGGAAGGCGGGGGAAGAACGCGTCAATGATCCGCTTGGGAGGCTCATTGTTCATCACGCCGGAGGCGTCGGCGGTCAGGAGCAGTGTACTCATGGCGGCAGTAGCGGCGAGGCCCGCTAAGCCGCCTCGGGCGAGGGTCGGAAGGGGGCTGTCGCGGCGATCGATATCCATCTCTTTATGGAACGCCTATATTTGCAGATCCGCAAGCAATGTCGGGTGGCTGCGGCTCAGTCAGCTGCGATCAGTGCCTGTGGTGCGGCTTGTTTCATCCGCGTCTGGAGCCATTTCAGGTGCGTGCTGGTCTGGGCGTCACACTTGCCCACAACCGCCAGGAGTTCGGTGTCGCGCAGCCCCTGGCCGGCCTGTTTCACAAGGGTCCACGTGATATCGACCAGGGTGGCAATCAGGTAGAGGTCTTGAAGGTCCCGGAGAAGTCCTACCGGTCCGGACCGGGTCTCTGAGAGTCCGTCGGCGTGGAGACGCTCGGGCTCATCGTCCTCGGTCACTTCTCCATACCGCTCAATGACCGGCGCCAGGGCCTTTTGATGTTCATCGCACTGTTGCGCGAGACTGTGGCACAGGAAGTGGACGTCGGGTTCTTCCCCGTGCCCGTCCGCGACCTGCCGGAAGGATTCGGCGAGGATCCCCTCGGACTTGTGCAGCAAACCAAGATAGACGGGAAGTTTCATGCCCTCTCCTCCTGCGTTGCAACAGCCGGTGGTGCCACCGGTGCGGTAGTTTCCTGTGCCTGAGCCGCCGGCCCGCCCGCTGTTGGGAGGATGGCCCGCACGCCGCGGCGGCCCTTGGCCGGGCGGGACGCCGTGGTGGTGGGCGCTAGGGAGGGTCCTGCACCGTCCGCGATTTTCTGGACCTTGACTGCAGCGTTTTTGAGGACCGGCTGTTTGGAAACGGGGTCCCACTCGGTAATCGTGAGTTCGTTCGCAGCCCGGTGGGTGGCACCGGGCTCCCCGGCCTGGTCCCAGTATCCGTAGTGGAACGGAGCGAAGACGGTGCCGTCACGGATGTCGCTGACCCGGACCGGCGCCGTGACGTACCCGCGTCGGGACTCGACCCTGGCGATGTCGCCTTCCTCCAGCCCCAGGCTGGCGGCGTCGGCTACAGATAATTCCACCCACACGTCCGGGGCAGCCCCGTTCAGTTGCGGAGAACGTCCGGTCTTGGTGCGCGTGTGGAAATGGTAGACAGTCCGCCCCGTGGTGTACCGGTAGGGGTACCCATCATCCGGGGTTTCGTGGGCGGGCTGGTAGGTCGCCGTTTTGAAAATTGCCCGGCCCTTCGGGTTGTTTGCCTTGTAAGTCTCCGGCCCGACGGAGGCTCCGGTGAGCAGGTCGTGCCCGTAGGTTTCGCAATAGTCCGGATCGGTGGCGAACACCCCGTCCCGGTACATCCGCACCGTACCGTCCGGGTGCTCCTCGTTGCAGGGCCACGGGACGCCGCTGCCGCCGCGGAGCTTGTCGTAGCTGAGGCCCGTGTAGTCACAGGGACGGCCGCGGGTGCACTCACGCCACGCGTTGAAAGCTTCCTCGGGCTCCTGCCACGTGAGCAGCGGTGTCCCGTCCTGCTGGGTGAACCCCATCCGGCGGGAGTAGTCGAGGAAGGTGTCCAGATCGCTGCGCGCCTCCCCCGGCGGTTCTACTGCCTTTTCGGAGAGGTGAACGGTGCGGTTCACGTTGGTAAAGGTGCCCGTCTTCTCCCCCCACCCCGCGGCCGGGAGGACGACGTCGGCGTACTGGGCCGTCTCCGTCAGGTACATGTCCTGGACCACAAGGAAGAGGCTGTCGCTGTCGAGGATGTCCCGGATGCGTGGCAGCTGCGGCATCGAAACGGCAGGGTTTGTCGCCGAGATCCACAGGAACTCGATGGACCCCTGCTCCACGTAGCGGAAGATCTGCATCGCGTGGGTTGGGGGCGCCCAGTGCGGAATGATGGCCGGGTCAACGTTCCAAAGCTCCGCCAGTTCCTTGACATGTTCCGGGTTTTCCCAATTCCGGAAGCCCGACAAGTCGCCGTCGGCACCGCATTCGCGATTGTTCTGCGCGGTTGGCTGCCCGTTCATCTGCAGTATTCCGCAGCCGGGTTTGCCGATGAGGCCACGCAGCAGGTGCAGGTTGTTCACGGCGCACGAGGCGGCCGTGGCCTGGGAGGATTGGTAAAAGCCTTGAAGGACTGTGGAAAGGACGCGTTCGGAGGTGCCGAAAATTTCAGCTGCACGCCGTACATCGGCAGGGTCCACACCGCAGGTTTCGGCGACGGCTTCCGGTGTCCATGGCTCGACGGTGGCCCGCAGCTCCTCGACGTTGACGGTGTGCCGGTCGATGTAGTCCTGGTCGATCCATTCGTTGGCGAACAGCTCCCGAACCAGCCCGTGCATGAGTGCCAGGTTCGTTCCCGGCCGGACAGCCAGGTGCACGTCGGCGTGCCGGGCGACTTCGGTTTCGCGGGGATCCACGCAGACCAATCTCGGCCGGTCCGGACCCGCGAGGCGGTCGAGGACGCGCATCCACAAAACAGTCTGCGTTTCAGCCATGTTGTGCCCGAAGAGGAACATGGCGTCGCACTCGTCGATATCGACGTAGCTGCCGGGCTGGCCGTCGGAGCCGAAAGACTCCTTCATGGCTGCGGCTGCTGTGGCGGTGCAGAGACGGGTGTTGCCGTCCATGTGCGGAGTGCCGATGCCGGCCTTGCCAACAATGGCCTGGGCGTAATACTCCTCCAGGAACAATTGGCCGCTGGTGTAGAACCCGTGGGACAAGGGACCTTTCGTCTCCAGGAGCCCGCGGCTGCGTGAGACGATCCGTTCCATCGCGGTGTCCCAGTCCGTTTCAACCAGTTTCCCGTTCTCCCGCACCAGCGGGCGGGTCAGCCGATCCTTGTTCTGAACTCCCTGCCAGCTCGCGAACAAACCTTTGGGTCCCAGCCGGCCGTGGTTGACGATGTCCGTGGCCCGGCCGCGGACCCCTACCATGGCTCCGCCCCTGACTCCGATGTCGATGCCGCACCCGTTGCTGCAGAGGACGCACGCGGACTGGACCCACTTTTCCACATCAGCTTCAACGACCCCCTGGGCGAGTACCTGATCAACCCGCACCGGCCATCGCTCGCCGCGGGCAAACGGCGTCCGGGTCCCCCAGATCTCGGCAATACGATCAACCACGACCGACCAACTCCTCCATCGCAGGAGCCCGGGCAGGAACGTTCCGGCGGATCAGCATGGAGCCGCTGACGCGCCGGTGATGACGAGTCCTTCCCGGACAGGCAGCCGATTTGACCGCCTCCACTGACGCTACGCTAGACCCGATACTTGCAAGGGCGCAACCGCCGCTTGTCTCCTGGCGTGATACCGCAAAGTAAGCGAACCGTTGCGCTTATGCAAATAGTGCGGGAAGCTTGGCAGTGAATGCCCTTCTTAAAGGAGAGACGATGAAGGCGTTGGCTGTTACCCCCGGCAAAGAGAATTCCCTGCGGCTGCTTGACGTCCCCGAGCCGGTTCCCGACGAAGGTCCCGTTCTTGTGCAAGCACTGGCCGTCGGTCTCTGCGGAACTGACAAGGAGATCATCGCCGCAGAATACGGAGAGGCCCCGTCCGGCCGCGAGAACCTGGTTCTCGGCCACGAGAACCTGGGGCGGGTTCTCGAAGCGCCGACCGATTCCGGGTTGGCGGAAGGTGACCTGGTGGTGGGAATTGTGCGCCGCCCCGATCCCGAGCCCTGCGCCGCGTGCGCGGCCGGCGAATGGGACATGTGCCTGAACGGGAAATACACCGAACACGGCATCAAGGGCCTGGACGGGTTCGCCCGCGAACGGTGGCGGGGTGACCCGGAAGACATGGTCAAGCTCGATGCCAGGCTGGACGAGGTGGGGGTGCTGCTGGAACCGACTACCATCGTGGCTAAAGCCTGGGAACAGATCGGCCGGATCGGACGGCGGGCGTACTTCAACCCGCACACTGTCGTGGTGACCGGCGCTGGCCCCGTTGGCCTGCTGGCGGCCTTGCTTGGTGTTCAGCAGGGCCTGGACGTGCACGTCTTCGACATCGTGAAGGATGGTCCGAAACCTGGCCTGGTCCGCGATCTTGGCGCGACCTACCACAGCGAACCGCTGCCGGAATCCGGGATCATTGCGGACGTCCTGGTCGAATGCACCGGGGTGACGCCTGTGGTTCTTGACGTTCTCACGACCCACGCCCGGGACGCCATCACCTGCCTTACCGGCGTCTCCAGTACCGGTAAGCAAACGCGGGTGGACGTCGGCGCCCTTAACCGCGAGACGGTATTGACCAACGGGGTGGTATTCGGCAGCGTCAACGCCAACCGCCGTCATTACGATGCTGCGGCGAAGGCATTAAGCGAGGCCAATGAGAGCGTGTTGCGCCGCTTGATAACGCGCAGGCTGCCGTTGGCAGAATTTGCCGACGCTTTCGAAGCCCATCCCGACGACGTAAAAGTCGTCCTCGACATCCCGACTGGCGGCGGCGTTGGCGGGACGCACTAGCTATGACGACACCACCGGCGCACCGCCCCGCGGACAGGGGGCACCGGCTTTCCTCCGGCCGGCAATACGAGCTCCGTTCGGGCCGGCAGCACGTGGCGTTGACCGAGGTCGGCGGAGCCTTGCGGGACTACCTCGTGGACGGGCGTCCCCTGCTGGACGGGTACGGCCCGGATGAGATGTGTACCGGTGCCAGGGGACAGTCCCTCATCCCCTGGCCCAACCGGGTCAAAGACGGACGCTACGAATGGGACGGCCGGCCGTTGCAGCTTGACCTCAGCGAGCCGGACAAGGGAGGGGCAATCCATGGGCTCACCCGGTGGCGGAACTGGGAGCTCCTGGAACAAGCAGAGGACAGCATCTCGTTCACCTACATGCTGCACGCCTGCCAGGGCTGGCCCTGGGTGCTCGAGTGCCGCCTCGACTACCACCTCGGCGATGACGGCCTAAGCGTGCGGACCACTGCCGTGAACCGCAGCGCCGCACCATGCCCCTACGGGACAGGGGCCCACCCCTATCTGAGTCTGGGCGGGCCGGCCATTGACTCCGGGTTGGTCCGGGTTCCCGGGCGGACCTACCTGCCGGTGGACAGTGCAGGCATCCCCACCGGCCGCCGGCCGGTCGAGGGTACGGTGTACGACCTGCGGGAACTTCAGCAAATCGGGGACCGCCCCGTCGATGTCGCCTACACAGACCTGATCAGAGGGGCGGACGGCCGGGCCCGGGTCACATTTGCCAAACCGGACCGTTCCGCCGGGGTGGAGTTATGGGTCGACGAGGCCTACCCCTATCTGGAGATCTTTACCGGTGACACACTCCCCCAGCAGGACCGGCGGCGGACCGGGCTGGGAGTCGAGCCGATGACCTGCGCCCCCGACGCCTTCAACTCGGGCGAAGGCCTGGTCACCCTGCGCCCGGGCGAATCGCACACGGGCCAATGGGGCATCAGCCCCAGCCCTGTGCTCTGATCCGCGTTCCGGCCCCATCCACGCCGCAGGTTCCTCAATGAAACCATTGCGTTTGTGCAATTACTGCGGTTCAATTAAGTCATGTGCTGCCATTGCTGGCGTCGGCCGCCTTACTTCGTCGCTCCCAAGGTGAAGCGGCCGTCAGAGGTCCCCTGGCCCCCGGCTGCGGATGCGAAGGCCTCCAGTGCCGAAGCCAGCGCAGGCCGCTTTCCGGCCGGCATTCGTGAAATGACCTCGGCGATGGCTTGTCGCCGGTGCTCCAGCACAGTCTGGACGAGGTCCTGGCCTTTCCCGCTCAGTTCCAGCCGGACGTACCGACGGTCCACCGGATCGTCCCGTCGTTCCAGCAGACCAGCCACCACCAGGCGGTCGCAGATGCGGGTGGCGTTTGAGGCGTGGACACCCAGCTCGGCAGCTACTCCACCCAGGTTCTGCGCCCCGCGCGAATGGATGAGCACCAGCACCCGCAGTTGTGGAGTGTTCACTGTGTCTTCGACTTCGGCAACTGATTTCGCCACCACGCGCAGCAGCACGTCGGCGGCTTTCATCACGGCATCCACTTCGCGGCCGGCGAAACCCGGCATCCCGTTCAAAGCGTCAGATGTATCCATGAGGACTAGTTTCCACTGATATTTGCCAGCCTGCAAAAGTTGCGGGTTTGGGAGCCGGCAGCCCCGCCAACCAGCCAGCACGGCAGGGAAGGACAGCAATGAAACTGCACCACACAGCGGAGCCGGTGGCCGGCCCGCTCACCGGAATCGACCGGCTCATCAGGAACGTGCAGACGGGCCGGTTCGAACGGTCCCTGTCCGCGCTGACCGCAGCCGGCGCCCTGGTTACAGCGGCGGAGATTTTCCTGGAACACGACAAGGCCAGTTTCGGCAACAAGTGGATGTGGGTGCCGGTTGCGCTCGGCCCCGTGGGTGCGGCAGCAGGAGTCGCCGGTGTCTTCAGCCGCCGGATGGCCAAGACGGCCCTTCCGGTCGCCAGCGCAGCCATCGTCGCCAACGGCCTGCAGGGCACCTGGCTGCACCTGCGGGGCGTGAGGCAAAAGCCCGGCGGACTGTCCAACCTGCGCTACAACCTGGAAATGGGTCCCCCGCTGTTCGCGCCGCTGCTGGTCACGCTCGTCGGCGGCATGGGTCTGCTGGCCTCCGTGCTCCGGAGGGAACCGTGACCGGGCTGCCGCTTGAGGACGCCGACGGCGGAGGCCGGTACCCGGGTTTCAGCGCGCTCGCCCAGGCAAAACACTGGGACCGCGCCACGGCCGCCGTCGTACAGTCCCGCCTGGGGCTCCCTCCGGATGTCCGTTTTTTCAGCCCCGCCGAGGAAGCCGCGGCGCGTGCCCTTTTCGACCTGCTGCTGGACCAGCACGCTGAACCCCGGGTGCCGGTGGTGAACCTGGTGGACGCGCGCCTGGCCGAGGAAGAAACCGACGGCTGGCATTACGACAACATGCCGCGTGACGGCGAGGCGTGGCGTGCCTCCCTGGCCGGATTGGACCAGGAGGCGCGGGTCCGTGAAGGTTGCGCCTTTGCCCTGCTTAGCCGGGACGGGCAGGCCCGGCTGCTGCAGGACATCTGCGACCTGGACCGCGAGCTCTGGCAGGGCATGCCTGCCGACCGCGTCTGGGGGTTGTGGACCCGGTACGCCTGCACCGCTTTTTACTCCCACCCCCTGGCCTGGGACGAAATCGGTTTCGCCGGCCCGGCCTATCCCCGCGGTTACAAGAACCTGGGCGTGGACCGGCTGGAACCGTTCGAGGTGCGCGACGTCCGTCCCGGTGCGGACCCGACCCACGGAGACAACCGGTGAACCGCGTCCGCGAACGCAACCAATCGGCCTGGCTGTTGCCCGCCGGGCCCGGCAGCAACCTCCGGCTGCGGGAAAACATGCGCAGGTACGGCGAGGACGATGAAGTGGACATCGTGATCGTCGGCTGCGGGGCCGGGGGCGCGACACTGCTGCAGCGGCTCACACGCGCGGGATGGCGCGCCGTGGCCCTGGACGCAGGACCCTTCTGGGAACCGGAGCAGGACTGGGTCAGCGACGAAGCCGGCTCGCACCACCTGTACTGGACGGAACCGCGGGTGATCACCGGTACGGACCCGGTGCCGCTGGGTTCGAATAATTCCGGCCGGGGCGTCGGCGGCTCGATGGTCCATTTCGCCGGCTACACGCCAAGGTTCCACCCAAGCGACTTCCGCACGCTCAGTGCGGACGGCGTAGGAGCTGACTGGCCGCTGGAGTACGGGGATCTGCGTCCCTTCTACGAAGACATCGAGGCAGAACTGCCCGTCGCGGGTGAACACTGGCCGTGGGGCGAGGCGCACAGCTACCCGCACCGCCCGCACCCGGTGTCCGGTAACGGCGAGCTGTTCCTGCGCGGCGCCCGCGCCTGCGGCATCACGGCGAGGGTGGGGCCCGTCGCCATTGCCAACGGCCGTTTCGGCAACCGCCCGCACTGCATCTACCGCGGGTTCTGCCTGCAGGGGTGCAAAGTCAACGCCAAAGCTTCCCCGCTGATCACCCACGTCCCGGATGCCCTGGCACACGGCGCCGAGATCCGGCCGGACTCGATGGCCACCAGGATCGGCTTCGACGAGCGCACCGGCATGGCAACCGGCGTCGAGTACCTTCACGGCGGTATCCGGCGGTTCCAACGCGCCCGGCTGGTCGCGGTAGCGGGCTACTCGATCGAGACGCCGCGACTGCTGTTGAATTCCACGTCA contains:
- a CDS encoding MFS transporter → MAQNLLSAPAVGNARWKRLIPVAIVVYIISFMDRTNIGFALNGLHQDLGIDAAQQGLAAGIFFIGYLVLQIPGGYLAEHWSAKKFVGIMVLIWGVLAILSGFIQDFTQLLVVRFFLGVAEAGIWPAILVLISHWFPAAERARAYAFWMMNIAIASIITAPLSGWILSFSDWRWLFIIEGIFPFIIAAPLWWALIADHPRDAKWCSVQEREYIEKGLAADAAAHPQQEKLGLRHVMSNTVVWRLTLVYFLIQIGFYGINIWLPHVIKTITSGSSVEVGLITAIPYVLAMFGLWYNAKAADRSGRYSTHVLLSMAVGAVALVISVATGDNFPFLAVTLISIAVAGALAYDGPFWASASRAMPVAVAGTAMGLINAVGNLGGFVGPYVGGYLQDVTHGSFLATSIFLACCLLAAGLVMLTLRRGGDRPLARRRL
- a CDS encoding S1C family serine protease gives rise to the protein MVTIRTAVGLGSGVIYHSDGAIVTDAHVVENQQKQPYNNVQVRFADGSEAQGTIAGVDDVTDVAVVKVDRSGLPAARFAASDPEVGSMTVVIGSPLGLEETVTAGIVSSLHRNMPPSQESPHGAIDLLQTDAPISPGNSGGAVADSSGQVIGLSEAYLPPSSGAVAIGFVTPSRTVMDVADQLLANGSVKHAALGVVPTDITPQLAQRFSLPAASGALVVSVAAGSPAEQAGMQAGDIVTKFGQSEVKNVTDLLAALRKQDPGQQVDVTVQRGQSSQSLRVTLGNLAAAR
- a CDS encoding DUF6789 family protein; translation: MDIDRRDSPLPTLARGGLAGLAATAAMSTLLLTADASGVMNNEPPKRIIDAFFPRLPLPLTKSAAVGAHLGYGMAAGALYAMLGKKKSTPATGLAYGAVLWAAGYEGWLPALGVLPPAHRDKPGRAWTMLAAHLLYGATLGKTFESLTTSTADAGPAGRAAKDASRSEPRRGPLSRLPGSYTRYLADKDQAFTRAVLPVLEQSAAQQEHGVHVRYVPGGVQALEDETAPYPGITEGVD
- a CDS encoding molybdopterin oxidoreductase family protein — protein: MVDRIAEIWGTRTPFARGERWPVRVDQVLAQGVVEADVEKWVQSACVLCSNGCGIDIGVRGGAMVGVRGRATDIVNHGRLGPKGLFASWQGVQNKDRLTRPLVRENGKLVETDWDTAMERIVSRSRGLLETKGPLSHGFYTSGQLFLEEYYAQAIVGKAGIGTPHMDGNTRLCTATAAAAMKESFGSDGQPGSYVDIDECDAMFLFGHNMAETQTVLWMRVLDRLAGPDRPRLVCVDPRETEVARHADVHLAVRPGTNLALMHGLVRELFANEWIDQDYIDRHTVNVEELRATVEPWTPEAVAETCGVDPADVRRAAEIFGTSERVLSTVLQGFYQSSQATAASCAVNNLHLLRGLIGKPGCGILQMNGQPTAQNNRECGADGDLSGFRNWENPEHVKELAELWNVDPAIIPHWAPPTHAMQIFRYVEQGSIEFLWISATNPAVSMPQLPRIRDILDSDSLFLVVQDMYLTETAQYADVVLPAAGWGEKTGTFTNVNRTVHLSEKAVEPPGEARSDLDTFLDYSRRMGFTQQDGTPLLTWQEPEEAFNAWRECTRGRPCDYTGLSYDKLRGGSGVPWPCNEEHPDGTVRMYRDGVFATDPDYCETYGHDLLTGASVGPETYKANNPKGRAIFKTATYQPAHETPDDGYPYRYTTGRTVYHFHTRTKTGRSPQLNGAAPDVWVELSVADAASLGLEEGDIARVESRRGYVTAPVRVSDIRDGTVFAPFHYGYWDQAGEPGATHRAANELTITEWDPVSKQPVLKNAAVKVQKIADGAGPSLAPTTTASRPAKGRRGVRAILPTAGGPAAQAQETTAPVAPPAVATQEERA
- a CDS encoding glucose 1-dehydrogenase, which codes for MKALAVTPGKENSLRLLDVPEPVPDEGPVLVQALAVGLCGTDKEIIAAEYGEAPSGRENLVLGHENLGRVLEAPTDSGLAEGDLVVGIVRRPDPEPCAACAAGEWDMCLNGKYTEHGIKGLDGFARERWRGDPEDMVKLDARLDEVGVLLEPTTIVAKAWEQIGRIGRRAYFNPHTVVVTGAGPVGLLAALLGVQQGLDVHVFDIVKDGPKPGLVRDLGATYHSEPLPESGIIADVLVECTGVTPVVLDVLTTHARDAITCLTGVSSTGKQTRVDVGALNRETVLTNGVVFGSVNANRRHYDAAAKALSEANESVLRRLITRRLPLAEFADAFEAHPDDVKVVLDIPTGGGVGGTH
- a CDS encoding aldose 1-epimerase family protein; its protein translation is MTTPPAHRPADRGHRLSSGRQYELRSGRQHVALTEVGGALRDYLVDGRPLLDGYGPDEMCTGARGQSLIPWPNRVKDGRYEWDGRPLQLDLSEPDKGGAIHGLTRWRNWELLEQAEDSISFTYMLHACQGWPWVLECRLDYHLGDDGLSVRTTAVNRSAAPCPYGTGAHPYLSLGGPAIDSGLVRVPGRTYLPVDSAGIPTGRRPVEGTVYDLRELQQIGDRPVDVAYTDLIRGADGRARVTFAKPDRSAGVELWVDEAYPYLEIFTGDTLPQQDRRRTGLGVEPMTCAPDAFNSGEGLVTLRPGESHTGQWGISPSPVL
- a CDS encoding MarR family winged helix-turn-helix transcriptional regulator; this encodes MDTSDALNGMPGFAGREVDAVMKAADVLLRVVAKSVAEVEDTVNTPQLRVLVLIHSRGAQNLGGVAAELGVHASNATRICDRLVVAGLLERRDDPVDRRYVRLELSGKGQDLVQTVLEHRRQAIAEVISRMPAGKRPALASALEAFASAAGGQGTSDGRFTLGATK
- a CDS encoding gluconate 2-dehydrogenase subunit 3 family protein; this encodes MTGLPLEDADGGGRYPGFSALAQAKHWDRATAAVVQSRLGLPPDVRFFSPAEEAAARALFDLLLDQHAEPRVPVVNLVDARLAEEETDGWHYDNMPRDGEAWRASLAGLDQEARVREGCAFALLSRDGQARLLQDICDLDRELWQGMPADRVWGLWTRYACTAFYSHPLAWDEIGFAGPAYPRGYKNLGVDRLEPFEVRDVRPGADPTHGDNR
- a CDS encoding GMC family oxidoreductase, with product MNRVRERNQSAWLLPAGPGSNLRLRENMRRYGEDDEVDIVIVGCGAGGATLLQRLTRAGWRAVALDAGPFWEPEQDWVSDEAGSHHLYWTEPRVITGTDPVPLGSNNSGRGVGGSMVHFAGYTPRFHPSDFRTLSADGVGADWPLEYGDLRPFYEDIEAELPVAGEHWPWGEAHSYPHRPHPVSGNGELFLRGARACGITARVGPVAIANGRFGNRPHCIYRGFCLQGCKVNAKASPLITHVPDALAHGAEIRPDSMATRIGFDERTGMATGVEYLHGGIRRFQRARLVAVAGYSIETPRLLLNSTSPRFPDGMCNDFDQVGRYLMVQGAPQTAGRFHAEVRMWKAPPPEASTEDFYETDPEKPYKRGFSIQCVSPLPITWAEHVAAQGHWGPALRRYMSDYPHWACLGALCEFLPLEGNRVTLADETDRNGIPVARFSYSQCDNDRQLMTAAQQVMERILAAAGAEEVITIDRYAHLVGGARMAATEQTGVVDANSRSFAVPNLLITDGSVLPTQGSANPALTIMALAARAARVLIEGARTGAPMSTKED